A window of the Jeotgalibacillus aurantiacus genome harbors these coding sequences:
- a CDS encoding methionine ABC transporter permease: protein MLVNTDQIIEALWETLAMVGFSLLFSSLIGFPLGILLVVTRKGHLLENTAVFNVLNGVINVFRSIPFIILMVAIIPITRLIVGSSIGTAAAVVPLVFYAGPYIARLIENSLLEVDKGVIEAAEAMGATPGQIIFKFLIPEALSSLVLALTIATVGLVGASAMAGAVGGGGLGDLAITYGYQRFDTAVMLITVGILVVMVQGLQTTGNIVSKKIRRS from the coding sequence ATGCTGGTTAATACAGATCAAATCATTGAAGCACTTTGGGAAACACTGGCCATGGTCGGCTTTTCCCTCCTCTTCTCCTCACTGATCGGATTTCCGCTAGGGATTCTGCTTGTCGTGACGAGAAAAGGACATTTACTTGAGAATACAGCTGTTTTTAACGTTTTAAACGGCGTGATTAACGTCTTTCGCTCGATTCCGTTTATCATCCTGATGGTTGCCATTATACCGATTACAAGACTGATTGTAGGAAGTTCAATCGGGACAGCAGCTGCTGTTGTACCACTTGTTTTTTACGCTGGTCCTTACATCGCGCGGCTTATCGAAAACTCTCTTTTAGAAGTTGATAAAGGTGTCATCGAAGCTGCAGAAGCAATGGGTGCAACACCGGGCCAAATCATTTTCAAATTCCTGATCCCGGAAGCATTAAGCTCACTTGTCCTTGCTTTAACCATTGCAACAGTCGGACTGGTCGGTGCATCAGCCATGGCTGGAGCCGTTGGAGGCGGCGGTCTTGGAGATCTTGCAATCACTTACGGTTATCAGCGTTTTGATACAGCCGTTATGCTGATCACAGTCGGAATTCTGGTCGTCATGGTTCAGGGACTTCAAACAACAGGAAATATCGTATCGAAAAAAATCAGAAGAAGCTAA
- a CDS encoding M20 family metallopeptidase, protein MSLVTYFEQEILEHIDERKEQYLSTSHQIHARPEIGNEEYFAQDLLTSHLISAGFNVEKNIAGHETAFYAYKKSDKPGPVIAFLAEYDALPGLGHACGHNIIGTASVAAAISIGSVIHETGGTVVVLGTPAEEGGPNGSAKGSFVQHGYLDGIDAAMMIHPSYRNGLTTTSLAVDPLDFEFIGKPAHAASSPHDGANALEGVIQLFNGINSLRQHVTSDVRIHGIITHGGDAPNIIPAYAKARFYIRAAERATLNHVTEKVRAIAQGAALATGTKVNILEFQNQVDNLIPTPSFDEVYKKAYESLGGSFPEKVHGGIGSTDAGNISHVVPTIHPYVKIGPEELVLHTEEFREAAKSKAGDEGLLIGAKSLALTAFRLLTEPELLRGIKEEFNNR, encoded by the coding sequence ATGAGCCTTGTCACTTATTTTGAACAGGAGATCCTTGAGCACATTGACGAAAGAAAAGAACAGTATTTATCAACCAGCCATCAGATTCATGCTCGCCCTGAAATCGGGAATGAGGAATATTTTGCGCAGGATTTACTGACCAGCCATTTAATATCAGCCGGATTTAACGTTGAAAAGAATATCGCCGGTCACGAAACAGCCTTTTACGCCTACAAGAAAAGTGATAAACCGGGACCGGTCATCGCCTTTTTGGCAGAATACGATGCACTCCCTGGGTTAGGGCATGCATGCGGCCACAACATTATCGGAACCGCCAGTGTAGCAGCAGCCATCAGTATAGGCAGTGTCATTCATGAAACTGGCGGTACGGTTGTCGTGCTTGGCACCCCTGCTGAAGAAGGCGGACCAAACGGAAGCGCAAAAGGCAGCTTTGTTCAGCACGGTTACCTGGACGGCATTGATGCTGCGATGATGATTCATCCATCTTACAGAAACGGCCTAACAACGACGAGCCTGGCTGTCGACCCGCTCGACTTTGAATTCATTGGGAAGCCTGCCCATGCAGCCTCTTCCCCACATGATGGGGCCAATGCACTTGAAGGAGTCATTCAATTGTTCAACGGCATTAATTCATTAAGGCAGCATGTCACGAGCGACGTCCGTATTCACGGCATTATTACGCACGGCGGGGACGCGCCAAATATCATTCCTGCTTATGCAAAAGCCCGCTTTTATATCAGGGCTGCAGAACGAGCTACCTTAAATCACGTCACTGAGAAAGTCAGAGCGATTGCTCAAGGTGCTGCCCTGGCAACAGGAACAAAGGTAAACATTCTGGAATTTCAAAACCAGGTGGATAACCTGATCCCTACGCCTTCTTTTGATGAAGTCTACAAAAAAGCATATGAATCACTTGGCGGCAGCTTCCCTGAAAAAGTACACGGCGGAATCGGTTCAACAGACGCCGGCAATATCAGCCATGTCGTGCCGACCATCCACCCATATGTGAAAATCGGTCCCGAAGAATTAGTTCTTCATACAGAAGAATTTCGCGAAGCGGCTAAATCAAAAGCCGGTGATGAAGGGCTTTTAATTGGTGCCAAATCACTTGCCCTAACAGCCTTCCGCCTTCTGACCGAGCCTGAATTACTGAGGGGTATTAAAGAAGAATTTAATAACCGGTAA
- a CDS encoding iron-hydroxamate ABC transporter substrate-binding protein has protein sequence MKKSLLPVSLLAALVLAACNSNAETSSTDAAADNASTEPETITYESENGPVEVPADPERIVVLSTYAGNVLALDDDIVGVDSYSKGSPNYDLEDAQEVTADNLEQIIELDPDLIIGLSTTPNLEQLQEIAPTVTYTYGALDYLEQQIEIGKLLNKEEEATEWVEDFQARAQEAGEEIKAKIGEDATVSVIENFDKQLYVFGDNWARGTEILYQEMGLKMPEKVKEVALEPGYYTLSAEVLPEYAGDYLIVSRVADQDNSFMETETFKNIPAVKNGNMFVANAEEFYFNDPITLEIQLEFFKENFLGNE, from the coding sequence ATGAAAAAATCTTTATTACCCGTTTCTCTCTTAGCCGCTCTCGTTCTTGCAGCCTGCAATTCAAACGCTGAAACTTCTTCCACTGACGCAGCTGCTGACAATGCTTCTACAGAACCTGAAACCATCACTTATGAATCAGAAAACGGCCCTGTTGAAGTGCCGGCAGACCCTGAACGTATCGTTGTTCTCTCAACATACGCAGGGAATGTGCTCGCACTTGATGACGATATTGTAGGTGTTGACTCCTATTCGAAAGGAAGTCCAAACTACGACCTTGAAGATGCACAGGAAGTGACAGCAGATAACCTTGAGCAGATCATCGAGCTTGATCCTGACCTGATAATCGGTCTTTCTACAACGCCAAACCTTGAACAGCTTCAGGAAATTGCACCTACTGTCACTTATACTTACGGTGCCCTTGATTACCTTGAGCAGCAGATTGAAATTGGAAAGCTTCTGAACAAGGAAGAAGAAGCAACAGAATGGGTTGAAGACTTCCAGGCACGTGCACAGGAAGCCGGAGAAGAAATCAAAGCAAAAATCGGTGAGGACGCAACCGTCAGCGTCATCGAGAACTTCGATAAACAGCTTTACGTATTCGGCGACAACTGGGCGCGCGGAACAGAAATTCTTTATCAGGAAATGGGGCTGAAAATGCCTGAAAAAGTAAAGGAAGTCGCACTTGAGCCAGGTTACTACACCCTTTCAGCTGAAGTTCTTCCTGAATATGCAGGCGACTACTTAATCGTCAGCCGCGTCGCAGATCAGGACAATTCGTTTATGGAAACTGAAACGTTTAAAAATATTCCTGCGGTTAAAAACGGAAATATGTTTGTCGCAAACGCTGAGGAATTCTATTTTAATGATCCAATCACACTGGAAATTCAGCTTGAATTCTTTAAAGAAAATTTCCTTGGTAACGAATAA
- a CDS encoding FecCD family ABC transporter permease, translated as MNKERALTIKFIGAFLVLIAMFLVAITFGAADTSLKDVFRAIFTGDRSSTSLVLIEIRFPREVAAIVVGAGLAVSGAIMQGMTRNPLADPGLLGLTAGANAALAVAFAFIPGINYMGIIAASFIGAAVGAGLVFGIASLRRGGFSPIRVVLAGAAVSAFLFAIAEGIALTFRLSQNVAQWTAGGLIGTTWSQLNLLIPITAGGILAAILFSKQLTILSLSEEVAVGLGSRIGQVKAVFFVLTVILAGSAVALAGNLAFAGLLVPHIVRSIVGTDYRYILPMCVLVGGTFMLFADTAGRLLNAPFETPVAAIVSVLGLPFFLYVVRKGVNMSA; from the coding sequence ATGAATAAAGAACGTGCGTTAACCATTAAATTTATCGGGGCATTTCTTGTCCTGATTGCGATGTTTCTGGTCGCCATCACGTTTGGTGCGGCCGATACATCATTGAAAGACGTTTTCCGTGCTATATTCACAGGGGATCGCAGCTCGACCTCCCTCGTACTGATTGAGATCCGCTTCCCACGTGAAGTCGCAGCCATCGTTGTAGGTGCAGGACTTGCCGTATCAGGTGCCATCATGCAGGGAATGACAAGAAATCCGCTTGCCGACCCTGGACTTTTAGGTCTGACAGCAGGTGCCAATGCTGCCCTTGCTGTTGCCTTTGCGTTCATTCCGGGCATCAATTATATGGGCATTATCGCCGCAAGCTTCATCGGGGCTGCCGTCGGTGCGGGACTTGTGTTCGGGATTGCTTCATTGCGAAGAGGCGGCTTTTCACCTATTCGTGTCGTGCTGGCGGGCGCAGCCGTTTCCGCTTTTCTTTTCGCAATTGCAGAAGGTATTGCACTGACCTTCCGTTTATCACAAAACGTTGCACAATGGACAGCAGGCGGACTGATCGGAACGACCTGGAGCCAGCTGAATCTGCTGATTCCCATTACAGCAGGTGGTATTTTAGCCGCTATCCTCTTCTCGAAACAGCTGACCATCCTGAGCTTAAGTGAGGAAGTAGCGGTAGGGCTCGGCTCAAGAATCGGCCAGGTCAAAGCGGTATTTTTTGTACTGACGGTTATTCTTGCCGGTTCAGCGGTTGCTCTTGCCGGAAACTTAGCGTTTGCAGGCCTTCTCGTTCCACACATTGTGCGCTCGATTGTCGGAACAGATTACCGTTACATTCTGCCAATGTGTGTACTTGTTGGAGGTACCTTTATGCTGTTTGCTGATACCGCAGGAAGACTGCTGAATGCGCCTTTCGAAACACCGGTTGCAGCGATCGTATCCGTGCTCGGACTCCCATTCTTCTTATACGTCGTACGTAAAGGAGTGAATATGTCAGCATGA
- a CDS encoding methionine ABC transporter ATP-binding protein: MIQFENVKKTYGEGQEAVHALKGIDLTVETGEIYGVIGFSGAGKSSLIRCVNWLEQPTEGKVLIHGQDLNSRSKQEIRTIRKDIGMIFQHFNLLNSKTVFQNVATPLLLSREPKDKIRNRVTELLDFVGLGDKADQYPDQLSGGQKQRVGIARALATNPSILLCDEATSALDPQTTQSILDLLKKINKAYNITILIITHEMTVIREICDKVAVIEEGIIKEKGTVFEVFTNPQHPTTKRFVRSVMNDQLPESIVRELEKKSFKNVYRIQYTGHSAGSPLLSRLSRKFNLDVNVLYGNITELQDIPYGNLIVEFDGQQSDIQKALHYIQQENVYVKDVTRHAG, translated from the coding sequence ATGATTCAATTTGAAAACGTTAAAAAAACATACGGTGAAGGCCAAGAGGCTGTTCATGCACTGAAAGGGATCGATTTGACCGTGGAGACGGGTGAAATCTATGGCGTCATCGGCTTCAGCGGTGCAGGAAAAAGTTCACTTATACGCTGTGTGAACTGGCTTGAACAACCAACAGAAGGAAAAGTCCTGATTCATGGACAGGATTTAAACAGCCGCTCCAAACAGGAAATCAGAACGATTAGAAAAGACATCGGGATGATCTTTCAGCATTTTAACCTATTGAACTCTAAAACTGTTTTTCAGAATGTCGCGACTCCCCTGCTGCTCAGCCGGGAGCCGAAAGATAAAATCCGGAACAGAGTAACAGAGCTGCTGGACTTTGTCGGTCTCGGAGATAAGGCAGATCAATATCCTGACCAGTTATCCGGTGGGCAAAAGCAGCGTGTCGGTATCGCCCGGGCCCTTGCCACCAACCCTTCCATCCTGTTATGTGATGAAGCGACTTCAGCGCTTGATCCGCAGACGACCCAGTCGATTCTGGACCTGCTGAAAAAAATCAATAAAGCGTACAACATCACGATTTTGATCATCACGCATGAGATGACTGTCATTCGGGAGATATGCGATAAAGTTGCAGTCATCGAGGAAGGAATCATTAAAGAAAAAGGGACTGTTTTTGAAGTCTTCACGAACCCGCAGCACCCTACAACAAAACGGTTTGTACGTTCCGTCATGAATGATCAGTTACCTGAAAGTATTGTCAGGGAGCTTGAAAAGAAGAGCTTCAAGAACGTTTACCGGATCCAGTACACAGGGCATTCCGCCGGATCCCCCCTTCTTTCGAGACTTTCACGGAAGTTCAATCTGGATGTCAATGTACTTTACGGAAACATTACCGAACTGCAGGACATCCCGTACGGCAATCTGATTGTAGAATTCGATGGACAGCAGTCTGATATTCAAAAAGCACTGCATTATATCCAACAGGAAAATGTGTATGTAAAGGATGTGACCCGACATGCTGGTTAA
- a CDS encoding MetQ/NlpA family ABC transporter substrate-binding protein, translated as MKKTIGTVLIASTTALLAACGGDSETVTIGVSGSDTRIWDFVAEKAAEEDIDIEIVSFSDYVQPNVALAEGDIDLNAFQTISYFDEFIEDRNLDLAPIASTVIAPMALYSEKVSSVDELPEGATIAVPNEATNLGRALLLLEEAGLIELSDDAGLTGTPEDITENPKNITIEPIVAGQTPRVLPDVDASIINNGIAVDAGFSPVDDSIFRESDTATPYINIIASRTEDQDNEVYQRIGELYQEEDVAQFIEEEYDGGMIPTFVSLDELTNY; from the coding sequence ATGAAGAAAACAATCGGAACCGTATTAATCGCATCAACTACAGCATTACTTGCCGCATGTGGTGGAGACAGTGAAACCGTTACGATCGGGGTGAGCGGATCTGACACGCGAATTTGGGATTTCGTTGCGGAAAAGGCAGCTGAAGAGGATATTGACATTGAAATCGTCAGCTTTTCTGATTACGTTCAGCCTAACGTTGCGCTTGCAGAAGGCGATATTGATTTGAATGCATTCCAGACGATTTCTTATTTCGATGAATTTATTGAGGACCGTAATCTGGACCTTGCGCCAATCGCTTCCACTGTCATCGCACCAATGGCACTATATTCAGAAAAAGTGTCATCAGTGGATGAACTTCCAGAAGGTGCAACGATCGCGGTTCCAAATGAAGCAACAAACCTGGGCCGTGCACTGCTTTTACTTGAAGAAGCAGGACTCATCGAATTAAGCGATGATGCTGGATTAACCGGAACACCGGAGGACATTACTGAAAATCCGAAAAACATCACGATTGAACCGATTGTTGCCGGGCAGACTCCACGTGTACTCCCTGATGTGGATGCATCGATCATCAATAACGGTATTGCAGTAGACGCAGGCTTCAGCCCGGTTGACGATTCTATTTTCCGTGAAAGTGATACAGCAACACCATACATCAACATCATCGCTAGCCGTACGGAAGATCAGGATAATGAAGTGTACCAGAGAATCGGTGAGCTGTATCAGGAAGAGGATGTCGCACAGTTTATCGAAGAGGAATATGACGGTGGAATGATTCCAACATTTGTGTCATTAGATGAATTAACGAATTATTAA
- a CDS encoding ABC transporter ATP-binding protein yields MVRLYTEDISIGYGDQPIVKNLSIKIPDQKITTIIGANGCGKSTLLKAVTRIISHQSGSVVLDGKPISKESTKALAKKMAILPQTPESAAGLTAGELVSYGRFPHQKGLGRLTKRDIEVIDWALEVTDTIDYKHRPVDALSGGQRQRVWIAMALAQETDIIFLDEPTTYLDMAHQLEVLELLQRLNQEQGRTIVMVLHDLNQAARFADYLIALKSGEIVKAGSGEEIIQPEILRTVFNIDATIGRDPLTNKPMCLSYNLVKGA; encoded by the coding sequence ATGGTACGTTTGTATACAGAAGATATTTCAATTGGTTATGGCGATCAGCCGATTGTCAAAAACCTTAGTATAAAAATCCCCGATCAGAAAATCACGACCATTATCGGAGCGAACGGCTGCGGAAAGTCTACATTACTTAAAGCGGTCACCCGTATTATCTCCCACCAGTCCGGTTCAGTTGTGCTGGATGGAAAGCCGATTTCAAAAGAAAGCACAAAAGCACTGGCAAAAAAAATGGCCATTCTCCCCCAGACACCGGAAAGTGCAGCCGGTCTGACAGCCGGTGAACTTGTTTCCTATGGAAGGTTTCCTCATCAAAAAGGTTTGGGTCGCCTGACAAAACGGGATATTGAGGTCATCGACTGGGCACTTGAAGTGACGGATACGATTGACTATAAGCACCGTCCTGTCGATGCTTTATCGGGTGGCCAGCGACAGCGTGTATGGATAGCCATGGCACTTGCACAGGAAACGGATATTATCTTTTTAGATGAACCTACTACCTATCTCGACATGGCCCATCAGCTTGAAGTGCTCGAATTATTGCAAAGGCTGAATCAGGAACAGGGCCGCACAATTGTCATGGTACTTCATGACCTGAATCAGGCAGCGCGTTTTGCCGATTATCTTATCGCTTTAAAAAGCGGGGAAATTGTAAAAGCAGGCTCCGGGGAAGAAATCATCCAGCCGGAAATTCTCCGTACAGTCTTCAATATTGATGCAACGATTGGACGCGATCCACTCACTAATAAACCTATGTGTTTATCATACAACTTAGTAAAAGGAGCTTAA
- a CDS encoding antibiotic biosynthesis monooxygenase family protein, with protein sequence MFIQLKTIRVTEGHAEKMIERFAGEGIIEEQPGFIDLSVLKRKQRRGEEEVLVMIRWQSEDDWKAWETSDVHLAGHRARRGQPSPEFILDSRQDLYEVMGSKPARVPSKNV encoded by the coding sequence ATGTTTATTCAGTTAAAGACGATTCGTGTAACAGAGGGCCATGCAGAAAAAATGATTGAGCGTTTTGCGGGAGAAGGAATCATTGAGGAGCAGCCGGGATTTATTGATTTATCTGTTCTCAAACGAAAGCAGCGTCGTGGAGAAGAAGAGGTTCTGGTAATGATTCGCTGGCAATCGGAAGATGACTGGAAAGCGTGGGAAACGAGTGATGTGCATCTGGCTGGACATCGTGCCAGAAGAGGACAGCCTTCACCGGAATTTATTCTGGACAGTCGCCAGGATCTTTATGAAGTGATGGGATCGAAGCCTGCACGTGTTCCCTCAAAAAACGTATAA
- a CDS encoding phosphotransferase, with translation MVQIKHSLISEEAVKGFAHAYDLGGITDCRFLARGLNDTYVIHTKDDQYIYRIYRHGWRDDDAILYELDAILYAAKEGIKSSVPVKRKDGEFLTPIEAPEGRRYGVMFTYSKGDRPEITEENSGRIGRALANLHHATDKFKTKHPRGYELNTAHLVKVPASIIMKQLGDKMSEEQETLLYEVVSKVKDKAENPGLSYGFCHGDFHNFNFHLYDGELEAFDYDCCGLGFRAYDLAVFWWNLKNNYPQQEKTCWRSFLHGYESIRPLKDEDKEALPYFVAARRIWFLGILAANEDVWGRAWMNNQNLNHFFGQLASDVKGFGGK, from the coding sequence ATGGTACAAATTAAACATTCTCTCATTTCGGAAGAGGCGGTAAAAGGTTTTGCTCATGCTTACGATCTGGGGGGCATAACGGATTGTCGTTTTCTGGCCAGAGGCTTGAATGACACGTATGTGATTCATACAAAAGATGATCAGTATATATACCGGATCTATCGACATGGCTGGCGTGATGATGATGCGATTCTTTATGAATTGGATGCTATTTTATATGCAGCAAAAGAAGGGATTAAATCATCTGTTCCGGTAAAACGGAAAGATGGAGAGTTTCTGACGCCGATTGAGGCACCTGAAGGAAGACGTTATGGCGTCATGTTTACGTATTCTAAAGGTGATCGGCCCGAGATTACTGAAGAGAACAGCGGCAGAATTGGCCGTGCACTTGCGAATCTGCATCATGCGACGGATAAATTCAAAACGAAACATCCAAGAGGTTATGAATTAAATACAGCTCACTTAGTTAAGGTACCCGCATCGATTATCATGAAGCAGCTTGGGGATAAAATGTCAGAGGAACAGGAAACACTGCTGTATGAAGTAGTCAGTAAAGTAAAGGATAAAGCTGAGAATCCGGGGTTGTCCTACGGATTTTGCCACGGTGATTTTCATAATTTTAATTTCCATTTATATGATGGAGAACTGGAAGCCTTTGATTATGATTGCTGTGGACTTGGTTTCAGGGCTTATGATCTGGCTGTTTTCTGGTGGAACCTGAAGAATAATTATCCTCAGCAGGAGAAAACATGCTGGCGATCTTTTCTGCATGGATATGAAAGCATCCGTCCCTTAAAAGATGAGGATAAGGAGGCACTTCCTTATTTTGTGGCTGCACGGAGAATCTGGTTTTTAGGGATTTTGGCAGCAAATGAAGATGTGTGGGGACGTGCGTGGATGAATAACCAGAACCTGAATCACTTTTTTGGACAGCTGGCGTCGGATGTGAAGGGGTTTGGAGGGAAGTAG
- a CDS encoding NAD(P)/FAD-dependent oxidoreductase, which translates to MRDELYDVTIIGGGPAGLYSAFYSGLRGMKTKILEYQPHLGGKVNVYPEKMIWDAGGMPPVTGAKMAEQMIEQGLTFNPSVFLNEKVETIRKNEDGHFEVTAASGNVHLSKTVIVAVGSGILNPQKLQIEGAERFEVTNLHYTVQSLKKFKDKTVLISGGGNTAIDWANELEPIAKKVYITHRSCNFKGHESQIGQLLQSTAVCLLNTQITKLQASAAHDAIEQVELTHSITNEVSHLDVDDVIINHGYEIDASLIKNSELPIDMADDYFIKTNAAGGSNVPGIYAAGDIVKHDGKLNLLMGAFHDAANAVNQAKLYITPDAGAAAMVSSHNDVFKDRNRELVKKL; encoded by the coding sequence ATGCGCGATGAATTATACGATGTAACGATTATTGGTGGAGGCCCCGCAGGTCTATATTCCGCTTTTTACAGCGGTCTGCGCGGAATGAAAACGAAAATCTTAGAATATCAGCCGCATTTAGGCGGAAAAGTGAATGTATATCCTGAAAAAATGATCTGGGACGCAGGGGGTATGCCACCGGTCACAGGTGCCAAAATGGCAGAGCAGATGATCGAACAGGGACTGACTTTCAACCCATCTGTTTTTTTGAATGAGAAAGTGGAAACTATCAGGAAAAATGAAGATGGGCATTTTGAGGTGACTGCAGCCAGTGGTAACGTCCACCTATCCAAAACAGTGATTGTGGCAGTAGGAAGTGGAATCCTCAATCCTCAAAAGCTTCAAATTGAGGGAGCCGAGCGTTTTGAAGTCACAAACCTTCACTACACAGTTCAATCGCTGAAAAAGTTTAAGGACAAGACCGTTTTAATCTCAGGTGGAGGAAACACTGCTATTGACTGGGCAAATGAACTCGAGCCGATCGCAAAAAAAGTGTATATCACACACCGCAGCTGTAACTTTAAGGGTCATGAATCACAAATCGGGCAGCTGTTGCAAAGTACAGCTGTATGTCTGCTGAACACGCAGATTACAAAGCTTCAGGCATCAGCTGCACACGATGCTATAGAGCAGGTTGAATTGACACATAGCATCACAAACGAAGTCAGCCATCTTGATGTGGATGATGTGATCATTAATCATGGTTATGAAATAGACGCATCACTGATCAAAAACAGCGAGCTGCCAATTGATATGGCTGATGATTATTTTATTAAAACAAATGCGGCCGGGGGATCAAACGTCCCAGGCATATATGCGGCAGGCGACATTGTCAAGCACGACGGCAAACTCAATCTGTTAATGGGTGCCTTTCATGACGCGGCCAATGCTGTTAATCAGGCAAAGCTTTATATCACACCTGATGCAGGAGCAGCGGCGATGGTTTCTTCGCACAATGACGTCTTTAAAGACCGAAACCGTGAACTAGTAAAAAAATTATAA
- a CDS encoding FecCD family ABC transporter permease, with translation MIHPSVIRKQRIFMIAFSLLVLIIMIVSIGFGASSVSYDRIIPTILGQGEFVDEFVLFELRLPRMLVTLLAGMALAVSGSVLQSITRNDLADPGIIGINSGAGAAVAVFFLFVPIETGAFTYVIPAVAFAGALITAILIYLFAYERDSGLQPIRLILIGVGFSAALSGLMVVLISSTDRDKVDFIAQWLAGNVWGTSWPFVWALLPWLVILVPFILYNAQRLNILNMSEPVAIGVGVKVNRERIILMLTAVALAAAAVSVSGGIAFIGLMAPHIAKSLVGPRNQLFIPIAMLIGGWLLLTADTIGRNLIDPTGVPAGIVVAIIGAPYFVYLLLKK, from the coding sequence ATGATCCATCCATCTGTTATTAGAAAACAACGTATTTTTATGATTGCTTTTTCACTGCTCGTACTTATCATCATGATCGTGAGCATTGGATTCGGTGCTTCTTCCGTTTCCTATGATCGCATCATCCCGACAATCCTTGGGCAGGGAGAGTTCGTAGATGAATTCGTGTTATTTGAACTGAGACTCCCGCGCATGCTGGTCACTCTTTTAGCAGGAATGGCTTTGGCTGTATCAGGCTCTGTCTTACAAAGCATCACCCGAAATGATCTGGCTGATCCTGGTATCATCGGAATCAACTCCGGCGCCGGCGCTGCCGTTGCCGTGTTCTTTCTTTTTGTTCCAATCGAAACGGGGGCCTTCACCTACGTCATTCCGGCAGTAGCTTTTGCAGGAGCATTGATTACCGCAATATTAATTTATCTTTTCGCCTATGAGCGGGATAGTGGACTGCAGCCAATTCGCCTGATCCTGATTGGCGTCGGTTTTTCAGCGGCACTGTCAGGATTGATGGTCGTCCTGATCTCTTCTACAGATCGCGACAAAGTCGACTTCATCGCGCAGTGGCTTGCAGGAAATGTATGGGGAACAAGCTGGCCATTCGTCTGGGCTCTTCTCCCCTGGCTCGTCATTCTCGTGCCATTTATCTTATATAACGCACAGCGGCTGAATATCTTAAACATGAGTGAGCCAGTGGCAATCGGTGTCGGCGTAAAAGTAAACAGAGAACGAATCATCCTCATGCTGACTGCCGTAGCCCTTGCCGCTGCAGCCGTATCCGTATCCGGTGGTATTGCCTTCATCGGTCTGATGGCACCACATATCGCAAAGTCACTGGTCGGCCCGCGTAACCAGCTCTTTATCCCAATCGCCATGCTCATTGGCGGCTGGCTTCTGCTCACCGCAGACACAATCGGCCGAAACCTCATCGACCCAACCGGCGTCCCTGCAGGCATAGTCGTCGCGATTATTGGTGCACCTTATTTTGTTTATTTGTTGTTGAAGAAGTGA